CCATAGAAGAGCCCGAACCTCTCGCAGGCGACCCCATTATTACAGAAAGCAGCTCGAGCGAAAGTACGCCAAGCACACAGTCCAGCAGCAGCAAAACAGCAATCCCAGCCACTCAAACCACACCTGCCATAGATACGCTCAACCCTCGCATACACATCTGCGATGATGGCTCGTGTATGATATTCAGCATGGTCACCACGTTCGAGCAAGACGACATTCAAGCATGAATTTAGTCCTTTGCCTTACAGAACAATGTAATTTACGTTGTACCTACTGCTATTACAAGGAATCGCAAGCAGACCGCAAAACGGTCATGGACGACGCGACTCTCGAGCAGGCGATTAAAATCGCACTCGACCGTACGATTTTCTTTAGGCAGTCGTACTTGAACATCACGTTCTTTGGGGGGGAGCCGCTTTTGCGAAGAGATGCTATTTATAAAGGTGTCGAATTCGCAAAGGCGGTTGTCGATGACGCGATGGACAATGGCAAAATTTCCAAAAATTTCAGGTTGCAATTTGCAGTCAACACGAACGGCACACTGTTCGATGATGAATTTTTTGACTTTTGCGAGTGTGAGAAATTCCGCATTTACCTTTCACTCGATGGGCCAGAATACCATCACGATATCGCCCGCCGCACCGTCAACAATACGGGAAGTTTCAAGGACATCGAAAAGCACATTCCGCGATTCGTAAAACTCGGAGCAATTGCATTAAGCACCGTTACGCGCGCCCATGTCAACACGCTTTTCGAGAGCGTTAAGTGGTTGCACGAACAGGGTTTCCAAAGCCTTACGACGAGCGTCGATTTTGATGGCAAGTGGAGCGGCGAAGATTTTGACAAGCTCGCTTTGCAGTACCAGAAAATGGCAGAGTATTGGAGAGCATGTCGCGAAAAGGGTGACAAGTTCTTCCTCGGCACAATTCATGACAAAATAAAAATAGCGCTTATCAATTCGCGATACAGGCTTTATTCGTGCCATGTGTACAATGGAGCCATCGGAGTCGCAACAAATGGAAATATGTTCCCTTGCACACGGTTTATCACCTCAAACCCAAACACCCACTATGTGCAGGGGAACGTTTTTACCGGCTTTGACGAGACCGCTTGCGACAAAATTCGAGAATTTTTGGACAACGACAAAAAAGAATGCGAGGGGTGCGACATTCGCTACCGCTGCTGCGCGCATGAATGCGCCTGCACGAGCTACTACACGACGGGGACAATAGAAGGAGTGTCTCCCGAAGTGTGCACGCACGAAAGAATGCTCGCAGAAATCTGCGATACATTGCTAGAAAAAATGGCGGTGTAGAATATTCTACCCGCCGAATTTTAGCGAACAGTAATCTTGCGAGAATAGCTTTGTTTACGGCTAACAGCCTTCACAACATAGATTCCGCTTTGACCACGGGATTTCCAGAGGAAATCTTTACCCGAGGCAGTCGCCACAACGTGACCATTTAAGTCAAAGATTCTCCACTGAGCCATTTCAGGGACAGACATCTTCACAGCGCCATCCAAATGGCTAATCTTCATGCCCGCCACACGAGCCATGCGATGTTCTGCAATTCCAACAGCAGGTTTCGTCAGCGAAGAAGAATCCCCAACTGTAGCCATCTTCGGATTGTCAATGGCATCAACAACGTTCACAAAAGCACCACTCATCATGGAGGTGCCGAACCAAGCCAAGAACTGGTCAAAATACATCTCGTTATGAAGCGTATCTTCGAGCGCATCCGTTTCGTTCTTTGCAAGTCCAAAGTAATCGCCACCTTCGTAGAACTTGCCCATTTCTTCACTAAAGGCAATGCGGTCTTCCTTCTCGCCCACAGCCATTGCTGCAGTCGCCCACATGCCAATCGTCAAATGGCTATGTTCGCTACGGTAACGCCAAGTCGTCGTATCCTTAGAATTGTTAAAATCGTACCACTTGTCTTCAGGAGGCAACAGCTCACCCGCTTTTTCGATCTGGTAGAAGTTTGCAGCCTTTGCGCCACCTTTAGAATTAATAAAGGTCAAAGCATTCTTGAGGAACGTCTTTGCGCGTTCTTCATCAAACCAAATAGCGTCAATAGCGACACGCCACAAAATGCGGATTGCATCCTTGAAGAAAGCCTTGCTTTCGAAATAGGCGTTATAGCCAAGCCCTGCCGAGCCTACCCAGCCGCCATCAGGCGTCATCCAGTCCGGGACCATACCCATGCTGTAGCCTGGGCTCTTAGAAATAATCTCGTAAGACTTATCGACCACTTTATTCCAGCGATCGCCATTAGAATCAAACTTGGCAAAGACCTTATACCATGCCGGAGAGAAATACCCCGGATTGACAAAATCATAGCCACCCCAACCAGCACCCGGAGCCAAAATACCATTGCTCGTAATCTGTTCGGTGCTCCACATGCAATCGAGAATTTTCTGAGCATGGGACTTGTAATCGTAACCAAACTTTGTAGAAGTGTACGGTTGCCACTTACCCGCAGAAACAAGCTTATCGGCAAAAATCAAAGCAAGAGCAATATCTTCTTCGGCATCAGAAGCGGCACCTCTACCGACAATTTTGCCTTCAACGGACATTTGCCAGTTGTAATAGCAGCCACCCCACATTGAAGAATTCGCTTCATCCCACATTTTATTGAACGAAGCCTGATCATTGGCATAAAGCGAAACGAGCATTCCATAGCCCACGCCTTCGCTCACAGCATCGCCCGGGGCTTCACTCTTTGGACGGTGAATCAGCCCAACACCAGCACTATACGGCTGGATATTTCGACGAATTAAGCCTTGCCAAGTACTATCGAGAGCCTTGTTCCAATAAGATTCATCGACTTTGGGCTGCGCATTTGGCAAGTCCAAAACAGCAAGTGACGTGGTGAATGCCGTTGCGATGCAGAACGGCACAATACGGGATAAAAACATAAAACCTCCACACACCGATTCCAACCCGAAATATATTTAGAAATTAGAGAGTCAAAATGCAAGTAAAAAAACAATAGCGTTTACACGAGCAACCATTCATATAACTTTTATCACATTACAATCTGCTTATATTACCCTTTATCAAAAAACATTCTACTTGGCTAGATTAAATTTTGTCGTTTGTTATATTTGCGTTTGATGAAAACTTTATTAACAATTCTACTGTTTTGCGCCACAGCTTTCAGTGCAAATTTAAACTTGCACGATACTGTTTTTGTGGAACAAATTGTCCGCGATACCGTTTACATTCCGATAAAAGCAAAAACCGATACGATTTACATCAAGAACACCGCGGTAGCCAAACAACAATTGCAAGAGAAATGTTGCACACCGACCGAACGCAATCCACTCGGAGAAGACACCACAAAATTTTTACGTTACGACACAAGCTACACGCACCATTCTGTTTATTTGCACTTTGATATTGTTTCGTTTCTCTGGCTCATGAGCGATTCTACGCTTACATCTGTTGGCGGGAATTTGGAAATTGCCGGAAACCGCAAAAATTCTTTTATGATGAATTTCCGTTACAGTAAAAAAATTCCTTGGGGAACATCCAGTCATATTTATAATGGTTACATCGCGCAATACGATATTGGCATTGGCTACCGCCATTATTTTAGACCGTCAAAATACAGTGGCTTTATTGATATCGGAGGAAACTGGCTCATCCGCAAACACGACTACGACAACACCTGGGACAACACAAACCTCATCAACGACAGACCGCACAGCAGACACGAAAACGCTTATTTATACTCCCCTTATATACACAGCGGACATATTTTCAGAGGGGACCGCAATGTTTTCAGCATTGAATATGGTTTAGCCTACAATTTCACAGACAAGGAATTGCTCAACAAGCAATATTCCTACATTACCGGCGGGCTTCAGCTTGACATCAGGATAAACTTTGGCGTGGGGATTTTCTAATGAAGTTCAATCGATTTGGTTTAATTTTCGCTGTATTTTTCGCCATCGCCATTAGCCCAGCGTTGGGTATAACCGACACGGTCTATGTTCAAAAAAGAATCACAGATACGCTTTACGTAGTATCCCCGCCTGATACCGTCTACATACAGGAAACGGGCTTTCAAGCAAGCAACGATAATGATCAGCAAGCTAAAACAGCCGAACACAACGAAGCATTTAAAAGTACAACTAAGCCTGTAAAGAACAAATTCATCACGGAATATAGTACCGACACCATTCCGCCTGCAAATAAATTATACATCGGCGCCATAACAGGTCTTACCCTATTTTCGATATGGTTTGGAGTTTCCATGCTCGACTTCGATTACGAAATAGAAAACTCGTACAGAGGTTCGCTCATGTTTAATTTATCTAGCATCATCCTATTTTATGAACACCCAATTGGTCAAGAAGACCGT
This is a stretch of genomic DNA from Fibrobacter sp. UWB13. It encodes these proteins:
- a CDS encoding radical SAM protein — translated: MNLVLCLTEQCNLRCTYCYYKESQADRKTVMDDATLEQAIKIALDRTIFFRQSYLNITFFGGEPLLRRDAIYKGVEFAKAVVDDAMDNGKISKNFRLQFAVNTNGTLFDDEFFDFCECEKFRIYLSLDGPEYHHDIARRTVNNTGSFKDIEKHIPRFVKLGAIALSTVTRAHVNTLFESVKWLHEQGFQSLTTSVDFDGKWSGEDFDKLALQYQKMAEYWRACREKGDKFFLGTIHDKIKIALINSRYRLYSCHVYNGAIGVATNGNMFPCTRFITSNPNTHYVQGNVFTGFDETACDKIREFLDNDKKECEGCDIRYRCCAHECACTSYYTTGTIEGVSPEVCTHERMLAEICDTLLEKMAV
- a CDS encoding glycosyl hydrolase family 8, with translation MFLSRIVPFCIATAFTTSLAVLDLPNAQPKVDESYWNKALDSTWQGLIRRNIQPYSAGVGLIHRPKSEAPGDAVSEGVGYGMLVSLYANDQASFNKMWDEANSSMWGGCYYNWQMSVEGKIVGRGAASDAEEDIALALIFADKLVSAGKWQPYTSTKFGYDYKSHAQKILDCMWSTEQITSNGILAPGAGWGGYDFVNPGYFSPAWYKVFAKFDSNGDRWNKVVDKSYEIISKSPGYSMGMVPDWMTPDGGWVGSAGLGYNAYFESKAFFKDAIRILWRVAIDAIWFDEERAKTFLKNALTFINSKGGAKAANFYQIEKAGELLPPEDKWYDFNNSKDTTTWRYRSEHSHLTIGMWATAAMAVGEKEDRIAFSEEMGKFYEGGDYFGLAKNETDALEDTLHNEMYFDQFLAWFGTSMMSGAFVNVVDAIDNPKMATVGDSSSLTKPAVGIAEHRMARVAGMKISHLDGAVKMSVPEMAQWRIFDLNGHVVATASGKDFLWKSRGQSGIYVVKAVSRKQSYSRKITVR